One region of Stigmatella aurantiaca genomic DNA includes:
- a CDS encoding helix-turn-helix domain-containing protein — protein MKGDVTMPSEEGSQVPEFLTVDEAAALLLVNRKTLYESIRLEQVPGVVRIGKSLRIRRAALLESSPGKGRDIALGKKP, from the coding sequence ATGAAGGGTGATGTCACCATGCCCTCGGAGGAAGGCTCCCAGGTGCCCGAGTTCCTCACCGTGGACGAAGCCGCGGCTCTCCTGCTCGTGAACCGGAAAACACTCTATGAGTCGATTCGTCTCGAACAAGTCCCGGGGGTCGTCCGCATCGGGAAATCGCTGCGCATCCGCCGGGCTGCCTTGCTAGAGTCCTCCCCCGGGAAGGGCCGCGATATCGCGCTCGGGAAGAAGCCATGA